The DNA window TGTCTGTCTAAGGAGATAAAAATGAAGCAACAAGAGCTTAAAGGGTTAGCGCTTATCCGCAAGCAATTACCCTTGCAGTTGATGGTTTGGCCCATGGTGATTTTTCTGATTATTTTTCATTATATACCGATTTACGGTATTATTATCGCGTTTCAAGACTTTACCATTTTCGACGGATTCTTCGGTAGCAGGTGGGTGGGGCTAGAGCAATTTCGTGCCTTTTTAGAAGATAGAAATTTTTGGTTAGCCACCCAAAACACCTTGGGAATCAATGCTTTACGTCTGGTTATTGGCTTTCCGGCGGCGATTATCCTTGCGGTGATGGTCAACGAAATGCGCATGGGATTTTTTCGCAAAAGCACGCAGACGATCTCTTACCTCCCGCACTTTCTCTCTTGGGTTATCTTTGGTGGCATGATCATCTCTTGGCTCTCCAGCACCGGCATTGTTAATCAAATTTTGGTGGGTCTTAAGATTATTGAGCGCCCGATTACCTTTTTAATTGAACCTCGCTATTATTGGTGGATTGCGGTCTTTTCTGATATTTGGAAAGAAGTAGGTTGGAATACCATTCTCTACCTTGCGGCGATGGCAGGCATCGATCCCACGCTCTATGAGGCGGCGACCGTAGATGGCGCGACACGTCTTCAACAAATCATCAAGATTACTATCCCTTCGATTCGCGGAATCATTATCCTCACCTTCGTCTTGGCGATGGGCGGACTCTTTGGCTCTAACCTCGATCAAACCTTAATTTTACAAAACTCCCTCAACCGCTCCCGCAGTGAGGTCATCTCCTCCTATGTCTTTAGGATGGGTATTTCCGGTGGCGATTACTCTTATGCAACGGCGATTGGACTCTTTTTGTCCTTAATCTCTTTGGTCTTAGTACTTAGCACCCACTATATCACCAAGCGCATGAACGATCGTTCAATCTTTTAGGAGGATTTTATGGTACACCGACGCTCCATGATGGATCACGTAAACACCGCTTTTATGGCGATATTCACCTTGAGTATCTTGATTCCGCTCTTCAATGTGCTGGCGCTCTCCTTTAGCGACCCATTTGCCGTAGATGTCTTTATCTGGCCCAAGGAATTCACCACGGAATCTTATAAACAGGTCTTCAACGATCCCCGTATCTATCGCGCGTTTGTTATTTCGATTTTGCGTACGGTTGTCGGGGTGAGCACGAGCATCATCTTTACCGGCATCGTGGCATACGCGATGAGTAAAAATGATTTATGGGGACGCAGTCTTTATATGAAAATGGGTATTTTAACCATGTTTATCGGCGGTGGCATGATCCCGACCTTCTTACTCTATCGACAATTAGGCTTATTAAATAACTTTATGGTTTATATCATTCCAGCGCTCTTTAGCTTTTATAACATGATTATTTTTATGAACTTTTTCCGTGAGCTACCCAAAGAGCTCGAAGAGTCTGCCCGCATCGACGGCGCAAGTCAATGGACAATCTTCTTTCGGATTATTATTCCGCTCTCCATTCCCGTCGTCTTAACCATCGCGCTCTTTAACGGCGTAGGACACTGGAACGACTACATGACCGCCAAGCTCTATATCGCCAATAAGGAGAGCATTCATCCCATCCAGATGTTCTTATATAACATGATTTTAGCTTCCGCTGCGCGGGATATGCAGAATCTGCCTGTCGAAGTGGGCATGACCACAACCAAATCACTACAACTAGCCACCATGGTTATCACCACCGCGCCCATTGTGATGGTTTATCCCTTTATCCAAAAATATTTCATCAAAGGAATGCTGGTTGGCTCTGTAAAATAGCGTATTTACCCAGAAAAAGGAGTTTTTTATGAAAAAAGGATGGATGCTCGCACTCATCGCGTTGAGTATGATAAGTTGCCAAAAAGGCGAACAAGCCTCTAAGGAGCTACCGCCATCGCGCTTTAGCGTCAACCCCAATGAGCCCAGTTACAAGCTCCAAGATGAGCAGGGGGTGATCACTTGGTATGTCAACTTTGATTGGTATATTCCCCCTACTGGATCGGGGGTGGTCTCGCAAAAAATCCTCACCGATACCAACACGCGTCTACGGGTGATTCGTGGCAATGATGATACGCTCAATCAGATGATCGCATCGGGGGAGATGCCCGATATCGTTACCG is part of the Entomospira culicis genome and encodes:
- a CDS encoding carbohydrate ABC transporter permease; this encodes MVHRRSMMDHVNTAFMAIFTLSILIPLFNVLALSFSDPFAVDVFIWPKEFTTESYKQVFNDPRIYRAFVISILRTVVGVSTSIIFTGIVAYAMSKNDLWGRSLYMKMGILTMFIGGGMIPTFLLYRQLGLLNNFMVYIIPALFSFYNMIIFMNFFRELPKELEESARIDGASQWTIFFRIIIPLSIPVVLTIALFNGVGHWNDYMTAKLYIANKESIHPIQMFLYNMILASAARDMQNLPVEVGMTTTKSLQLATMVITTAPIVMVYPFIQKYFIKGMLVGSVK
- a CDS encoding ABC transporter permease gives rise to the protein MKQQELKGLALIRKQLPLQLMVWPMVIFLIIFHYIPIYGIIIAFQDFTIFDGFFGSRWVGLEQFRAFLEDRNFWLATQNTLGINALRLVIGFPAAIILAVMVNEMRMGFFRKSTQTISYLPHFLSWVIFGGMIISWLSSTGIVNQILVGLKIIERPITFLIEPRYYWWIAVFSDIWKEVGWNTILYLAAMAGIDPTLYEAATVDGATRLQQIIKITIPSIRGIIILTFVLAMGGLFGSNLDQTLILQNSLNRSRSEVISSYVFRMGISGGDYSYATAIGLFLSLISLVLVLSTHYITKRMNDRSIF